A stretch of DNA from Streptomyces venezuelae:
CGGCCGTCGTTCGACCAGAACACCAGATCGCCGCGGCGGAGCTCGGAGCGGGAGATGGGGGTGGTGGCCCGGTACTGGTCGTCGGCGACCCGGGGGAGGGGGATCCCGGCGCTCTGGTACGCGGCCTTGACCAGACCCGAACAGTCCCAGCCGTGCGGGCCGTTGCCGCCCCAGACGTACGGGTCGCCGAGGTGCTGCATGGCGTACGAGATGGCGCGCTCGGTGCCGTACCGCACCGGGGTTCCGGTTCCGGTGCCGGCTGACCCGGAATGGCCCGAGCCGGTGCCGGTCGAGCTTGAGCTGCCGGTGGAATTCGATGAGCCCGTGTAGCGCTCGTACTTGTCCTGGTGGCTTGTCCACCACCACTGGCCGTTCCTCTTGTACCAGTACACCCGGTCGATGGAGTCCCAGCCCTGCTTGCCCCGGAACACCGGCTCCGAGGTCCGCTGCCCCGACGAGCCGCCGGCCTGCTGACCGGCACCCTGGCCCGCCTGGCCGGTCTTGGCCAGGTACTTGCTCTGGTGGGAGGTCCAGCGCCACCAGCCGGTCTCGTCCTTGTACCAGTACCGGGAGCCGTCCCAGCCGGCCCGGCTGGGCGCCGGTTCGGCCGAGGCGGCGCCGGCCCCGGTGCCCACCAGCACGGCGGCGCCGACCGCTGCGACCACGGCCCCGCGGACCGTGCAGCGGGCCCGGACGGTGCCGGGGCCGCGGGCCCCGGCCGTGCTCCCGCAGCCGGCGCAGTTGCAGCCGTCGGGTATCTCCTCGGTGAACTCGGGCGCGCGCATGTGTACTTCCTTTCTTCGGGGGGAGGGGACGCAGCGGGGGCAGCGGGGTTCTCAGCGGGCTTCGGCGGCGGTGCCGCGCGCCGTGTAGAAGGCCACGGTCAAGTCCTTGACGAGGGCCTTGCGTTCGTAGTCGTCGAGGCTGACCAGACCGCGGTCGGACATCCGCTGCACGGTGTCGTCGACCGCGTCGATGACCGAGGTGAGTACGGAATCCCGGTGCCGGGCGTCGATGGCCGCGATCCGGCGGCGCTGCATGGCCCCGGCGACCTCGGGGGCGTACTCGATGCGCACCGGGCGGGCCGAGAACACCTCGATGCCCACGGCCCGGCACTCCGCGGCCAGCAGCCGGGTCAGTGCGTCGCCGACGGCCTCGGTATCGCGCAGGGTCTCGGGCCCGGCCTCCGTCCCGAAGGAGTCGGCCGGCATCCCGGAGAACACGCGGGCGGCCGTGGACTCCACCTGCTCGCGCAGATAGTTGCTGTGGTCGTCCACCGAGAGCAGGGCCCGGGCGGTGTCCCGCACCCGCCACACGACCAGCACCACGGCGTGCAGCGCGGTGCCTTCGGCATCCACCACGGCCAGCGGCTCACTGCGCCAGTGCCGCAGCCGTACGTCGACCCGGGCGCGGCGGGGGAAGGGGGCGGACCACACCAGCCCGGTACGCCGGATCGTGCCCCGGTAGCGCCCGAACAGGGTCAGCACCATGGCGTGGCCGGTGCTGCCGCGCCGCAGTCCGGCCAGGGCGAGGGCGACGGCCAGCACGCAGCCGGCCAGGGCCGCGGCGGGCCAGGCGTCCAGGGTGAGCGCGGGCCGCGGAATTCCGTACCGGATCACCAGCCAGGCCGCCCCGGCCCCGGCGGTACCGGCCGCGAGCAGGGCCCACCAGCCGGAGCAGGACCGCGCGGGCCGCTCGGCGAGCTGCCGGTCGAGTGCGGGCGGCAGGGTGCGGCGCGGCGCACGGGGGGCGGCCGGTGCCGGTGCCGGTGCCGGAGGCGAGGGGGTGGGCGCCAGGGGAGTGGCGGGTGGCGCCGGGACCGTGATGGTCTCCGTCGGTTCGTCGCCCTCGTCACGGAACAGCGGGCCCAGGACCACCGGGTCCCGGTAGGGCCGGACCGGCACCACCGGGAAGGCCGTCGCTCCGGTTGCGATTCCGGGTGCGACCCCAGTTCCGGTTCCGGTTGCGATTCCGGTTCGGTCTCCGGTCCGCTTCGGCGTCTCCGCCACGGCCACCCCACAGCTCGCGAAAGATGATCAAGGATGAATCGATCTTCGCGGAACCGGACAAGTCGACCCTGCGGCAAAGGTCCCGAACGCGCGGGACTTGAGTCCTCAAATCACGAGGTCAGGCGGTGCGGCGCTCCACCGACGCCGCGACATCCGCCAGGTCCCTGGCGATGGCCTTCGCCACCGCCCTGGCCCCCAGTCCGCTCAGCAGCCGCGTCAGCAGCGGCAGCTTCCCGCCCGCCTGCGGCTGCGCCGAGAAGGTCATGCGCACGGCCGTCCGCCCCGGCGCCCGCTCCGTCAGCCGGAACTCGGACACGTAGTGCATTCCCGCGTTGTCCGCCTCGGCTACATAGCGTTCCGGGGTGTCACACGCCGTCACCCACATCTCCTCGGTCGCCGACTTCCCGAACATCCGCCGGGTCTCCCGCCACCGCGTCCCCACCCCGAACGGCCCCGGGGTCAACACCTCCACCGCGTCCACCCCGCTCAGCACGAGCGGCATCGACTCCAGATCCGTCAGCGCCTGCCAGACCTCGTCCATCGGCGCAGCGATCTCCCGCTCGACCGACACCTCGTTGTTTCCCATGGTTGGGATTGTCGCCCGCGGCCGACTCCCGCGCGCGCCGCCGATCGGTGAGACAGTGGCTGCATGGCCGAGAAGGTCGACTGGCCCGCCCGGCCGGATCTGAGCCTTGCGCTCAACCGGATGGGGACCTTCGACTGGGACCTCGACAGCGGGCAGATGCACCTGGACCCGACCGCCCTCGAGGTCATGGAGCTGCGCCCGGACGAGTACAACGGCACCCTCCTCGCCCTGCGGAAGCGCATCCCGCCCGACGAGTCGGCCCGGATGGACGCCCGCGTCGCCCAGGCCCTCAAGGGGGGCCGCGACCACTACGGCGCCTACTTCCGGATCCGCCGCCGCGACGGCTCCTCCCGCTGGACCCATATCCAGGGCCACATCCTGCGCCACTCGAACGGCCGCCCGTACCGGATCATCGGCGTGCTCCGGGACGCCTCCCTCGACCCGCGCGATCCCGGCCTGCCCGGCCGGCAGGACGAGGGCCGCCGCCGGATGACCGGGGTGGTGGAACGCACCACCGCGATCCTCGCCCACGCCCGGACCGTCAACGACGTCACCGACGTCCTCAAGGACCCGGAGGCGCTCGGCCACCTGGGCGCGGTCAGCGTGAT
This window harbors:
- a CDS encoding C40 family peptidase, whose translation is MRAPEFTEEIPDGCNCAGCGSTAGARGPGTVRARCTVRGAVVAAVGAAVLVGTGAGAASAEPAPSRAGWDGSRYWYKDETGWWRWTSHQSKYLAKTGQAGQGAGQQAGGSSGQRTSEPVFRGKQGWDSIDRVYWYKRNGQWWWTSHQDKYERYTGSSNSTGSSSSTGTGSGHSGSAGTGTGTPVRYGTERAISYAMQHLGDPYVWGGNGPHGWDCSGLVKAAYQSAGIPLPRVADDQYRATTPISRSELRRGDLVFWSNDGRASGIHHVAIYLGDGQYLEAPRPGKNVRISSFSFYNPNMYGRVR
- a CDS encoding SRPBCC family protein, which produces MGNNEVSVEREIAAPMDEVWQALTDLESMPLVLSGVDAVEVLTPGPFGVGTRWRETRRMFGKSATEEMWVTACDTPERYVAEADNAGMHYVSEFRLTERAPGRTAVRMTFSAQPQAGGKLPLLTRLLSGLGARAVAKAIARDLADVAASVERRTA